One part of the Salinivirga cyanobacteriivorans genome encodes these proteins:
- the pdxH gene encoding pyridoxamine 5'-phosphate oxidase yields the protein MQINSRREYNLDSLDFEDLPDSPMEAVEYWLAAANKQPDYNAFHLSTSNGDGRVSGRMVLLKGIEQGRLMFFTDYDSRKGQQINKNNRVAATFFWPALERQIRIEGTATRLSAGQSDAYFDSRPPESRAAAIASLQSQKAESRADLEQRYETMLKGNEQLERPARWGGYGIEPFYVEFWQGRPSRLNDRIVFEKSEGKWIRYRLEP from the coding sequence ATGCAAATTAATTCCCGAAGAGAATATAACTTAGACAGCCTGGATTTTGAGGATTTGCCTGATTCGCCAATGGAAGCTGTGGAATATTGGTTAGCGGCGGCCAACAAACAGCCGGACTATAATGCATTTCATTTGTCTACCAGTAATGGAGATGGGCGTGTAAGCGGTCGTATGGTGCTACTCAAAGGTATAGAACAAGGCAGGTTGATGTTTTTTACAGATTACGATAGTCGAAAAGGCCAGCAAATAAATAAAAATAACCGGGTAGCAGCTACTTTTTTTTGGCCGGCACTTGAACGGCAAATCAGAATTGAAGGTACGGCAACCCGCCTGTCAGCCGGGCAAAGCGATGCTTATTTTGATTCGCGTCCACCGGAATCGCGGGCGGCAGCAATAGCAAGCCTGCAAAGCCAAAAGGCTGAGAGCAGGGCTGACCTGGAACAGCGGTATGAAACAATGCTGAAAGGTAATGAGCAATTAGAACGACCTGCCCGCTGGGGCGGATATGGCATTGAGCCTTTTTATGTTGAGTTTTGGCAAGGCAGGCCCAGCCGATTAAATGACCGTATTGTGTTTGAGAAAAGTGAAGGGAAATGGATACGCTACCGTCTGGAGCCGTGA
- a CDS encoding Re/Si-specific NAD(P)(+) transhydrogenase subunit alpha, with amino-acid sequence MKIGLLREPDFEHRVALLPEAVQKLEKKGHQVLFEPDAGAKAFAPDSAYTENGAVATKRTDILKNAELILTIQPLPVKELDHLQKGQVVVGVYNPLVNKELVNQFKEKGLTLLSLDNLPRTTRAQAMDILSSMATVAGYKSVLEAANRVPRFFPMFMSAAGTIKPAKMLILGAGVAGLQAIGTARKLGAVVEVFDVRAAVKEEVQSLGGKFIEVEGAKDDKDAGGYAVEQSDDFKNRQQEKIQEHAIKSDVIITTAQIPGKPAPKLITKASIEQMKPGSVIIDIAASSGGNTELTQDNKVVNHNGVMIVGNSQISSDMADDASRMFGNNVINFLEILTGENSALKLNFEDDIIAGCTITHEGDLISERIRKAYKN; translated from the coding sequence ATGAAAATAGGGCTTTTAAGGGAACCCGATTTTGAACACCGCGTGGCACTTTTGCCCGAGGCAGTTCAAAAGTTGGAAAAAAAGGGACACCAGGTTTTATTTGAGCCTGATGCGGGAGCCAAAGCCTTTGCCCCCGATTCCGCCTATACCGAAAATGGCGCCGTTGCCACAAAGCGGACAGATATATTAAAAAATGCCGAACTCATATTAACCATTCAACCACTGCCGGTCAAAGAGCTGGATCATTTGCAAAAAGGACAGGTTGTGGTTGGTGTATACAATCCTTTGGTAAACAAAGAACTTGTAAATCAATTTAAAGAAAAAGGCCTTACATTATTAAGCCTCGACAATCTACCTCGAACCACGCGTGCTCAGGCCATGGATATTTTATCATCGATGGCCACCGTAGCCGGATACAAAAGTGTACTTGAGGCGGCCAACCGAGTACCGCGCTTTTTCCCCATGTTTATGTCGGCAGCCGGAACCATAAAACCTGCAAAAATGCTTATTCTCGGTGCAGGAGTAGCTGGTTTGCAGGCTATAGGCACAGCTCGCAAACTTGGTGCTGTGGTTGAGGTTTTCGATGTGCGTGCAGCTGTTAAAGAAGAGGTACAATCGCTCGGAGGCAAATTCATTGAGGTTGAAGGTGCCAAAGATGATAAAGATGCAGGAGGTTATGCCGTAGAGCAATCAGATGATTTTAAAAACCGGCAGCAAGAGAAAATTCAGGAGCATGCCATTAAATCTGATGTCATTATTACAACCGCTCAAATACCCGGTAAGCCTGCTCCAAAGCTTATTACCAAAGCATCAATCGAGCAAATGAAACCCGGATCGGTCATCATCGATATTGCCGCATCAAGCGGAGGTAATACCGAACTTACCCAGGACAACAAAGTAGTGAACCACAATGGCGTAATGATCGTGGGTAACTCACAAATATCTTCAGATATGGCTGACGATGCATCCCGTATGTTTGGCAATAATGTCATCAACTTTCTGGAAATTCTCACTGGCGAAAACAGTGCGCTGAAACTTAATTTTGAAGACGACATCATTGCTGGTTGCACCATTACCCATGAGGGAGATTTAATAAGTGAACGCATTCGAAAAGCATATAAAAATTAA
- a CDS encoding NAD(P) transhydrogenase subunit alpha, whose amino-acid sequence MEAILEFFFTYREAIFIIILSIFLGIEVISNVPAVLHTPLMSGANAIHGVVIIGAIIVMGHAEETIAFILGFLAVVLGTLNVVGGFVVTHRMLDMFNKKKKKQ is encoded by the coding sequence ATGGAAGCTATTCTGGAATTTTTCTTTACCTATCGCGAAGCAATTTTCATCATCATACTATCAATATTTCTTGGTATTGAAGTAATTTCCAATGTGCCGGCCGTATTGCACACGCCGCTTATGTCGGGTGCCAATGCCATTCATGGTGTGGTAATAATCGGGGCCATTATTGTAATGGGTCATGCCGAAGAAACAATTGCCTTTATTCTGGGGTTTTTGGCCGTAGTGCTGGGTACGCTCAATGTAGTAGGCGGATTTGTGGTAACCCATCGCATGTTGGATATGTTCAACAAAAAAAAGAAGAAACAATAA
- a CDS encoding NAD(P)(+) transhydrogenase (Re/Si-specific) subunit beta, with product MNEVFKLTENISFTLGDALLELIYVIASVLFIIGLKMLSSPKTAKRGNLWAALGMVMAIIATISLHEMDGEPIKNIGWIIGAIALGTVIGWAIAVKVKMTAMPQLVSFFNGMGGASAALISLMEFPHLAHGSALVAMHTGEVLAILLGLMIGSVSFAGSMIAFGKLDGRIKDIRASALRVINLIFLAVLIGFIVYIMTRGEASPAELMPAIYLMLAISLIYGVSFVMPIGGADMPVVISLLNSFTGVAAAMGGFLYDNQAMLTGGILVGSAGTILTILMCRAMNRSLTNVILGAFGGGGAAAGQEGGTVKEISLSDAAVLLNYSQKIYIIPGYGLAVAQAQHLVNEMSKMLERNGVEVKFGIHSVAGRMPGHMNVLLAEADVPYEKLIEERDASEEMSSTDVAVVIGANDVVNPAAEEDPSSPIYGMPIIRAGQAKNIIVMKRGMGKGYAAIENSLFYNDKTRMLFGNAKDSLQKLIEEIKAL from the coding sequence ATGAACGAAGTATTTAAACTAACAGAAAATATATCATTTACACTTGGAGATGCATTGCTCGAGCTAATTTATGTAATTGCATCGGTGTTGTTTATTATAGGATTAAAAATGCTAAGTAGCCCCAAAACAGCCAAGCGCGGAAATCTTTGGGCTGCTTTGGGTATGGTAATGGCCATTATTGCCACCATATCGCTGCATGAAATGGATGGCGAACCCATCAAAAATATAGGCTGGATCATTGGAGCCATAGCCCTTGGGACTGTTATAGGCTGGGCCATAGCAGTAAAGGTCAAAATGACCGCTATGCCACAGTTGGTCTCGTTTTTTAACGGAATGGGTGGTGCCAGTGCCGCACTAATATCGCTCATGGAATTTCCACATCTTGCCCATGGCAGTGCGCTTGTGGCAATGCATACCGGCGAAGTACTGGCCATTCTGCTTGGTTTAATGATCGGAAGTGTATCGTTTGCCGGTAGTATGATTGCCTTTGGAAAACTCGATGGCCGAATAAAAGATATTCGTGCTTCAGCGCTGCGTGTAATTAATCTCATATTTTTAGCTGTGCTCATCGGCTTTATTGTTTACATTATGACACGCGGAGAAGCCAGTCCGGCAGAATTAATGCCTGCCATATATCTCATGTTGGCCATTAGTCTTATTTACGGAGTATCTTTTGTAATGCCAATTGGTGGAGCCGATATGCCCGTAGTTATTTCACTGCTGAACTCATTTACAGGAGTTGCCGCAGCTATGGGTGGTTTTCTTTATGATAATCAGGCCATGCTTACCGGAGGTATACTGGTTGGTTCGGCCGGTACCATACTCACCATTTTAATGTGTCGTGCCATGAACCGTTCGCTTACCAATGTGATTTTAGGTGCATTTGGTGGCGGTGGAGCAGCTGCAGGACAGGAAGGCGGTACAGTAAAAGAAATATCGCTGAGCGATGCCGCTGTGCTGCTCAACTATTCGCAAAAGATATACATTATTCCCGGTTATGGATTGGCCGTTGCACAGGCACAGCACCTTGTGAACGAAATGTCGAAAATGCTCGAGCGCAATGGGGTAGAAGTGAAGTTTGGTATTCACTCAGTTGCCGGCCGCATGCCCGGACACATGAATGTGCTGCTTGCTGAGGCAGATGTGCCATACGAAAAACTCATAGAAGAGCGCGATGCCAGCGAAGAAATGTCATCGACCGATGTGGCTGTGGTTATTGGTGCCAATGATGTGGTAAACCCAGCTGCTGAAGAAGATCCCTCAAGTCCCATTTATGGAATGCCCATAATACGTGCCGGACAGGCCAAAAACATCATTGTAATGAAACGTGGAATGGGAAAAGGATATGCTGCCATCGAAAACAGCCTTTTCTACAACGATAAAACAAGAATGCTCTTTGGTAATGCCAAAGATTCGCTGCAAAAACTGATAGAAGAGATCAAAGCATTGTAG
- the nfo gene encoding deoxyribonuclease IV, whose product MKYIGAHVSAAGGVENAPDNAAAIGATAFALFTKNQRQWQAKPLSDKNIEGFKARCEALGYGAGQILPHDSYLINLGHPEAAGLEKSRNAFLDEMQRCEQLGIDRLNFHPGSHLKKTSVTACLSTIAESVNLALEKTNGVTAVIENTAGQGTNLGYSFEQITEIIDQVEDKTRVGVCIDTCHGFAAGYDFSTADGYDKLWKEFEDFIGFQYLKGMHLNDAKKELASRVDRHAPLGEGFIGAKGFERIMNDSRIKNIPLILETPEPERWNAEIKMLKEMI is encoded by the coding sequence ATGAAATACATAGGTGCACATGTAAGCGCAGCCGGAGGTGTAGAAAATGCGCCAGACAACGCAGCAGCAATAGGCGCAACAGCTTTTGCGCTTTTTACAAAAAACCAACGACAATGGCAAGCCAAACCGCTTAGCGATAAAAATATTGAAGGTTTTAAAGCCCGTTGCGAAGCATTGGGGTATGGTGCCGGACAAATTTTACCACACGACAGCTATCTCATAAATCTTGGGCACCCCGAGGCAGCGGGGCTTGAGAAATCGCGCAATGCTTTTTTAGATGAAATGCAACGTTGTGAGCAGTTGGGCATCGACAGGTTAAATTTTCATCCCGGTTCGCATCTTAAAAAAACATCAGTTACGGCCTGCCTTAGTACTATAGCAGAATCGGTCAACCTGGCCCTTGAAAAAACAAACGGCGTTACAGCTGTTATAGAAAATACTGCAGGCCAGGGCACAAACCTCGGGTATAGTTTCGAACAAATAACTGAAATTATTGACCAGGTCGAAGATAAAACAAGGGTAGGAGTGTGTATCGATACCTGCCATGGTTTTGCAGCTGGTTACGATTTTAGTACGGCCGATGGTTACGATAAGCTATGGAAAGAGTTCGAAGATTTTATAGGATTCCAGTACCTCAAAGGCATGCACCTGAACGATGCTAAAAAGGAACTCGCCAGTCGCGTTGATCGCCATGCCCCGCTGGGCGAAGGTTTTATTGGCGCTAAAGGCTTTGAGCGTATCATGAATGATTCACGAATAAAAAATATCCCGCTAATACTGGAAACACCAGAGCCGGAGCGTTGGAATGCGGAAATTAAAATGCTGAAAGAAATGATATGA